The following proteins come from a genomic window of Myroides odoratus DSM 2801:
- a CDS encoding CAL67264 family membrane protein encodes MANNLNKNKILGYATLIMILMGIVLIALGTLKYYEIAGWGFAAVGVGFLAIAWVFNALKGRV; translated from the coding sequence ATGGCGAATAACTTGAATAAGAATAAAATATTAGGGTATGCAACCTTAATTATGATTTTGATGGGAATTGTATTGATTGCCCTAGGAACATTAAAATACTACGAAATAGCAGGATGGGGATTTGCAGCTGTTGGCGTTGGCTTCTTGGCCATCGCTTGGGTATTTAATGCTTTAAAAGGACGCGTATAA
- the holA gene encoding DNA polymerase III subunit delta, whose product MEQLKEIVKNIKNKTIAPVYFLMGDEPYYIDNVADYIESNVLTEEEKGFNQMILYGRDVTIQDIVSNAKRFPLMAEKQVIIVKEAQDLAKTIEQLDDYVNQPQPSTVLVFCYKYKTIDKRKKLYKSLQKHAVLFESNRLKDYKLEGWLQQTVAKRGYSIDPKSAAMLIEFLGNDLSKIVKELDKLTIVLPKGQPITAEVIEKNIGISKDYNNFELMKAIVDRNQLQAYKIANHFAQNPKNNPFVVTIGIVYAYFSKLLLYHGLQDKSPQNVMRQLKIVQYAIKDYELGFKTYPMKRVSQIIAHLKEVDLKGKGVGAAQLPQGDLLKEMLMKIFN is encoded by the coding sequence TTGGAACAACTCAAAGAAATCGTAAAGAATATTAAGAATAAGACCATTGCCCCTGTGTATTTTTTGATGGGAGATGAACCTTATTACATTGATAATGTTGCGGATTATATCGAAAGTAATGTCTTGACTGAAGAAGAAAAAGGATTTAATCAGATGATACTTTACGGGAGAGATGTTACTATTCAAGATATTGTATCGAATGCAAAGCGCTTTCCTTTGATGGCAGAAAAGCAAGTAATCATTGTGAAAGAAGCTCAGGATTTAGCCAAGACTATTGAGCAGTTGGATGATTATGTCAATCAACCGCAACCTTCAACTGTATTGGTGTTTTGCTATAAATATAAAACAATTGACAAGCGAAAAAAACTATATAAAAGCCTGCAAAAACACGCCGTGCTTTTTGAAAGTAATCGCTTGAAGGATTATAAATTAGAAGGGTGGTTGCAGCAAACCGTGGCCAAACGCGGATATAGTATTGATCCTAAATCAGCTGCGATGCTGATTGAGTTTTTGGGGAACGACTTATCTAAAATTGTCAAAGAATTAGATAAATTGACTATTGTTTTACCTAAAGGACAGCCCATTACAGCTGAAGTAATCGAAAAGAATATTGGTATCAGTAAGGATTATAATAATTTTGAATTGATGAAAGCGATTGTCGATCGCAATCAATTACAAGCCTATAAGATAGCCAACCACTTTGCACAAAACCCAAAAAATAATCCATTTGTCGTAACGATTGGTATTGTTTATGCCTATTTCTCTAAGTTGCTATTGTATCATGGACTGCAAGATAAGTCACCGCAGAATGTAATGAGACAGTTAAAAATCGTACAGTACGCAATAAAAGATTATGAATTGGGTTTTAAAACATATCCGATGAAGAGAGTAAGCCAAATTATTGCTCACTTAAAAGAGGTAGATTTAAAAGGAAAAGGAGTAGGAGCAGCACAATTGCCACAGGGTGATTTGTTGAAAGAAATGTTGATGAAAATCTTTAATTAA
- the ettA gene encoding energy-dependent translational throttle protein EttA: MSDDKKVIFSMSKVSKTYSSTNKTVLKDIYLSFFYGAKIGILGLNGSGKSSLLKIIAGVDKNYQGDVVFAPGFTVGYLEQEPELDEEKTVIEIVREGAAEIVAVLDEFNKINDMFGLPEVYEDADKMQKLMDRQAELQDKIDAVGGWELDTKLEIAMDALRTPDPDTPIKVLSGGERRRVALCRLLLQNPDVLLLDEPTNHLDAESVHWLEQHLQQYAGTVIAVTHDRYFLDNVAGWILELDRGEGIPWKGNYSSWLDQKAKRLEQEEKTASKRRKTLERELDWVRQGAKGRQTKQKARLQNYDKLLNEDQKQLEENLEIYIPNGPRLGTNVIEAKGVAKAFGDKLLYDNLNFTLPQAGIVGIIGPNGAGKSTIFRMIMGEQTPDAGTFAIGDTVKIAYVDQSHSNIDPEKSIWENFCDGQELIMMGGRQVNSRAYLSRFNFGGSDQNKKVATLSGGERNRLHLAMTLKEEGNVLLLDEPTNDLDVNTLRALEEGLDNFAGCAVVISHDRWFLDRICTHILAFEGDSQVYFFEGSFSEYEENRKKRLGDVAPTRLKYKKLVR; the protein is encoded by the coding sequence ATGTCAGACGATAAAAAGGTAATTTTTTCCATGTCGAAGGTGAGTAAGACGTACTCATCAACAAACAAAACAGTTTTAAAAGACATTTATTTGAGCTTCTTTTATGGGGCTAAAATTGGTATTTTGGGTCTTAACGGTTCAGGTAAATCTTCATTATTGAAGATTATTGCTGGTGTTGATAAGAATTACCAAGGGGATGTTGTATTTGCGCCAGGGTTTACTGTGGGGTATTTAGAGCAAGAACCAGAATTAGATGAAGAGAAAACGGTAATCGAAATTGTAAGAGAGGGAGCAGCTGAGATTGTAGCTGTTCTGGATGAATTCAATAAGATTAACGATATGTTTGGTTTACCAGAAGTATATGAAGATGCAGATAAAATGCAGAAACTGATGGATAGACAAGCAGAACTACAAGATAAAATTGATGCAGTAGGTGGATGGGAGTTGGATACAAAATTAGAGATTGCGATGGACGCTTTGCGTACGCCAGATCCAGATACACCAATTAAAGTATTATCAGGAGGGGAGCGTCGCCGTGTGGCTTTATGTCGTTTATTGTTACAAAATCCAGACGTATTATTATTGGATGAGCCTACCAACCACTTGGATGCAGAATCTGTACATTGGTTAGAGCAACACTTACAACAATATGCAGGAACAGTTATTGCTGTAACGCACGACCGTTATTTCTTGGATAATGTTGCAGGATGGATTTTAGAATTAGATAGAGGAGAGGGTATTCCATGGAAAGGAAACTATTCTTCTTGGTTAGACCAAAAAGCAAAACGCTTAGAACAAGAAGAGAAAACAGCATCTAAACGTCGTAAAACGTTAGAGCGCGAGTTGGATTGGGTTCGTCAAGGAGCAAAAGGTCGTCAAACCAAACAAAAAGCAAGGTTACAGAACTACGATAAGTTGTTGAATGAGGATCAAAAACAATTGGAAGAGAATTTAGAGATTTACATTCCAAATGGACCTCGTTTAGGAACGAATGTAATCGAAGCAAAAGGCGTTGCAAAAGCTTTTGGAGATAAGTTGCTTTATGACAACTTAAACTTTACGTTGCCTCAAGCAGGTATTGTTGGGATTATCGGACCGAATGGTGCTGGTAAATCAACTATTTTCCGCATGATTATGGGAGAACAAACACCAGATGCTGGAACATTTGCTATTGGAGATACAGTGAAGATTGCTTATGTCGATCAGTCACATTCTAATATTGATCCTGAAAAATCAATTTGGGAAAATTTCTGTGATGGACAAGAGTTAATCATGATGGGTGGTCGTCAAGTAAATTCTAGAGCGTATTTAAGCCGCTTTAACTTTGGTGGATCAGATCAAAATAAAAAGGTAGCTACTTTATCAGGTGGAGAGCGTAACCGCTTACACTTGGCAATGACGCTGAAAGAAGAAGGAAACGTGTTGTTACTGGATGAGCCTACGAATGACTTGGACGTTAATACGCTACGTGCATTAGAAGAAGGGTTGGATAACTTTGCAGGATGTGCAGTAGTGATTTCCCACGACCGTTGGTTCTTAGACCGTATTTGTACGCATATTTTGGCATTTGAAGGAGATTCACAAGTATACTTCTTTGAAGGATCTTTCTCTGAATATGAAGAAAACCGTAAGAAGCGCTTAGG